A stretch of the Bacillus sp. B-jedd genome encodes the following:
- a CDS encoding methionine gamma-lyase family protein: protein MFEHFKNGTKIKQVSREVEEQIAAIHRAIDETVETNQFRVLQSFQKHKVSESHFNPSTGYGYDDTGRDVLACIYADVFGAKAGLVRPQIISGTHAISIALFGILRPGDELLYITGKPYDTLEEIVGIRGTGNGSLKEFGISYNTVELSKDGSIDWEAIRQAIKPHTKMIGIQRSKGYATRPSFTVAEIGEMVRFVKEIKNDVVVFVDNCYGEFVEQLEPCHVGADLMAGSLIKNPGGGIAKTGGYIVGKQEYVDACSYRMTSPGIGAEAGASLYSLQEMYQGFFLAPHVVGQALKGAVYTSAMLERFGMEPSPKWDAKRTDLIQAVVFRDREKMISFCQAIQYASPVNSYVTPYPAYMPGYEDDVIMAAGTFIQGASIELTADGPLRDPYVAYVQGGLTYAHVKMAICLAIDRLMENNLIDF, encoded by the coding sequence ATGTTTGAGCATTTTAAGAACGGAACGAAAATAAAACAAGTATCCCGGGAGGTGGAGGAACAAATCGCCGCGATTCACAGGGCAATCGACGAAACGGTAGAAACCAACCAGTTCAGGGTACTGCAAAGCTTTCAGAAGCATAAAGTCAGTGAATCCCATTTTAACCCGTCCACAGGATACGGCTACGACGATACCGGCCGTGATGTGCTGGCGTGTATTTATGCGGATGTATTCGGGGCTAAAGCAGGTCTCGTCCGCCCGCAAATCATCTCGGGAACACATGCGATCTCGATTGCACTTTTCGGGATTTTAAGGCCGGGGGACGAATTGCTATACATCACCGGAAAGCCTTATGATACCCTCGAGGAAATTGTCGGCATCCGCGGGACTGGCAACGGATCCCTGAAGGAATTCGGCATTTCCTATAATACAGTCGAATTAAGCAAAGATGGCTCGATAGATTGGGAAGCTATCAGGCAGGCGATCAAGCCGCATACAAAAATGATTGGCATCCAGAGGTCGAAAGGGTATGCGACAAGGCCGTCCTTTACAGTGGCGGAAATTGGGGAAATGGTCAGGTTCGTAAAAGAGATAAAGAATGATGTGGTTGTATTTGTAGACAATTGCTACGGAGAATTTGTCGAGCAGTTGGAACCGTGCCATGTCGGCGCTGATTTGATGGCCGGGTCGCTGATTAAAAATCCTGGCGGAGGGATTGCAAAAACCGGCGGCTATATTGTTGGTAAACAAGAATATGTCGATGCCTGTTCATACCGGATGACTTCACCGGGAATCGGAGCGGAAGCGGGAGCCTCCCTTTATAGCCTTCAGGAAATGTATCAGGGCTTTTTCCTGGCTCCCCATGTCGTCGGCCAAGCGCTTAAGGGTGCGGTCTACACGTCCGCAATGCTAGAGCGATTTGGGATGGAGCCTTCGCCTAAATGGGATGCGAAAAGGACGGACTTGATCCAGGCGGTTGTATTCCGGGACAGGGAGAAAATGATTTCCTTTTGCCAGGCGATCCAGTATGCATCCCCGGTTAACTCGTATGTCACGCCATACCCGGCCTATATGCCGGGCTATGAGGATGATGTGATTATGGCGGCAGGAACCTTTATCCAGGGGGCGAGCATCGAACTGACAGCTGATGGTCCGTTAAGGGATCCTTACGTGGCTTATGTGCAGGGCGGCCTTACCTATGCCCACGTCAAAATGGCCATCTGTTTGGCAATTGATCGTCTAATGGAAAATAATCTTATTGATTTCTAA
- a CDS encoding MerR family transcriptional regulator: MEGSQIRRSMPLFPIGIVMQLTDLTARQIRYYEEHQLISPARTEGNRRMFSLNDIDRLLEIKELLDKGVNMAGIKELFLVTHQEDPVENEKPTKTKKDLTDNELRNILRSELLHGSRHKQSTFRHGDMSRFFN, from the coding sequence ATGGAGGGAAGCCAAATCCGCCGCTCCATGCCTCTGTTTCCGATCGGGATTGTCATGCAGCTTACAGATCTGACTGCAAGGCAAATCCGATATTATGAAGAACATCAATTGATTTCCCCAGCACGAACTGAAGGAAACAGGCGGATGTTTAGCTTGAACGACATCGACAGGCTTCTCGAAATCAAGGAATTGCTTGATAAAGGTGTCAATATGGCTGGAATAAAGGAGCTATTCCTTGTCACCCATCAGGAAGATCCTGTTGAAAATGAAAAGCCCACGAAGACTAAAAAGGATTTAACGGATAATGAATTGCGGAATATACTCCGCAGTGAGTTGCTGCACGGTAGCCGGCATAAACAATCAACTTTCCGGCACGGAGACATGTCCCGCTTTTTCAATTAA
- the glnA gene encoding type I glutamate--ammonia ligase: protein MARFTRDDITKMAKQENVKFVRLQFTDILGTIKNVEIPISQLDKALDNKMMFDGSSIQGFVRIEESDMYLYPDFDTWVIFPWTAEKGKVARLICDIYNADGTPFGGDPRNNLKRILGEMEEMGFTTFNIGPEPEFFLFKLDQYGEPSLELNDKGGYFDLAPTDLGENCRRDIVLELEEMGFEIEASHHEVAPGQHEIDFKYADAITACDNIQTFKLVVKTIARKHGLHATFMPKPLFGVSGSGMHCNLSLFNGDKNAFFDKSGDLQLSENAFHFIAGVLKHATSFTAVTNPTVNSYKRLVPGYEAPCYVAWSAQNRSPLIRIPASRGLSTRVEVRSVDPAANPYLAMAVLLKAGLDGIKNKLTPPHAVDRNIYVMSKEEREEEGIIDLPSTLAHALDLMQKDEVIVAALGEHIIEHFVEAKEIEWEMFRTQVHPWEREQYMSMY from the coding sequence TTGGCAAGGTTTACAAGAGATGACATCACAAAAATGGCAAAACAGGAAAACGTAAAATTCGTCCGTTTGCAGTTCACAGACATACTGGGAACGATTAAGAACGTCGAAATTCCAATTTCCCAGCTTGACAAGGCTCTCGATAACAAAATGATGTTTGACGGTTCCTCCATTCAGGGATTTGTAAGAATAGAAGAGTCCGATATGTACCTTTATCCTGATTTTGACACATGGGTCATCTTCCCATGGACTGCAGAAAAAGGAAAAGTCGCTCGCCTCATTTGCGATATTTACAACGCAGATGGAACACCTTTCGGCGGAGACCCGCGCAACAACCTGAAAAGGATATTGGGAGAAATGGAAGAGATGGGCTTCACCACTTTCAATATCGGGCCGGAACCGGAATTTTTCCTGTTCAAGCTTGATCAGTACGGTGAACCATCCTTAGAACTTAATGATAAAGGCGGCTACTTTGACCTAGCCCCAACGGATCTTGGAGAAAACTGCCGCAGGGACATCGTTCTTGAACTGGAGGAAATGGGCTTTGAAATCGAAGCTTCCCACCATGAAGTCGCCCCTGGCCAGCATGAGATCGACTTTAAATACGCGGATGCCATCACGGCTTGTGACAACATCCAGACATTCAAGCTTGTCGTAAAGACAATTGCCAGAAAGCATGGCCTTCACGCCACTTTCATGCCGAAGCCATTGTTTGGTGTAAGCGGTTCGGGTATGCACTGTAACCTGTCACTGTTTAATGGAGATAAAAATGCGTTTTTTGACAAAAGCGGAGACCTTCAGCTGAGTGAAAATGCATTCCATTTCATCGCGGGTGTCCTGAAGCATGCGACTAGCTTCACGGCTGTAACGAATCCGACCGTGAATTCCTATAAACGCCTCGTCCCAGGCTACGAAGCTCCATGTTATGTCGCTTGGTCCGCGCAAAACAGATCACCGCTCATCAGGATTCCGGCTTCCAGAGGTTTAAGCACCCGTGTTGAAGTCAGAAGCGTTGACCCGGCCGCAAACCCATACCTCGCCATGGCTGTATTGCTGAAAGCCGGCTTGGATGGCATTAAAAATAAACTAACGCCGCCTCACGCGGTAGACCGCAATATTTACGTAATGAGCAAGGAAGAAAGGGAAGAAGAAGGCATTATCGACCTGCCATCCACCCTTGCACATGCGCTTGACCTTATGCAAAAAGACGAAGTCATCGTTGCCGCGCTTGGGGAACATATCATTGAACATTTCGTTGAAGCGAAAGAGATTGAATGGGAAATGTTCCGCACCCAAGTCCATCCATGGGAACGCGAACAGTATATGAGCATGTACTAG
- the lexA gene encoding transcriptional repressor LexA — MAKISKRQQEILEFIKDEVKRKGYPPSVREIGEAVGLASSSTVHGHLERLELKGLIRRDPTKPRAIEILEMEESYTPKVRVVNVPIVGRVTAGQPITAVENVEEYFPLPETMVPSDEQVFMLEIMGESMIEAGILDGDYVIVKQQKTANNGDIVVAMTEEDEATCKRFYKEKDYFRLQPENPTMQPIILREVSILGKVIGVYRSIH; from the coding sequence ATGGCTAAAATATCGAAACGGCAGCAGGAGATTCTGGAATTTATCAAAGATGAAGTCAAAAGAAAGGGATATCCCCCTTCCGTAAGGGAAATTGGGGAAGCGGTCGGGCTGGCTTCCAGTTCCACTGTACACGGTCATTTGGAACGCCTAGAATTAAAAGGCCTGATCAGGCGCGATCCCACAAAGCCAAGGGCAATTGAAATTTTGGAAATGGAAGAATCATATACTCCTAAAGTCAGGGTAGTCAATGTTCCAATCGTAGGCCGCGTTACTGCCGGACAGCCTATTACAGCCGTTGAGAACGTTGAAGAGTATTTTCCGCTCCCTGAAACGATGGTTCCTTCCGACGAGCAGGTCTTCATGCTTGAAATCATGGGTGAAAGTATGATCGAAGCTGGGATCCTGGATGGTGACTATGTCATTGTCAAACAACAAAAAACTGCCAACAACGGGGATATCGTCGTCGCTATGACGGAAGAGGACGAAGCTACTTGTAAAAGGTTTTATAAAGAAAAGGATTATTTTAGGCTCCAGCCTGAAAATCCTACTATGCAGCCGATCATATTACGTGAAGTATCCATTCTCGGAAAAGTCATCGGGGTTTACAGGAGCATACATTAA
- the yneA gene encoding cell division suppressor protein YneA — protein MKKLWKRNSYAIILLLVSCLTAGAIHFFDQPADADTYMTVKIQEGDSLWKVAGELAEEHGMERSQIINWVRKNNSLKGDAVYPGDELIVPVKKFGIGNETFLADAEREE, from the coding sequence ATGAAAAAGCTTTGGAAGAGAAATTCATATGCTATAATCCTTTTACTAGTTAGCTGCCTTACAGCGGGTGCTATTCATTTTTTTGATCAGCCGGCAGATGCAGATACATATATGACTGTAAAAATACAAGAGGGCGACAGCTTGTGGAAGGTCGCCGGAGAACTTGCCGAGGAACACGGTATGGAAAGATCCCAGATAATAAATTGGGTAAGAAAAAATAACAGCTTAAAGGGCGATGCAGTTTATCCAGGTGATGAATTGATCGTTCCTGTAAAAAAGTTCGGAATCGGAAATGAAACATTCCTTGCCGATGCGGAAAGGGAAGAGTAG
- a CDS encoding YneB family resolvase-like protein — translation MGTGRTRAAIYCRVSTDKESQETSLARQEEELLSLAKRHNIEIAAVIREQASGYDLDREGLLEVLALIKEGKINSLLIQDETRIGRGNAKIAVLHLLHKNKVKLLSVAHDGELQLSESDSMILNIVGMVEEYQRKLHNIKIKRGMKRAVENGYKPHHNLKNINESPGREKIEVPVKEIIRLKDNGLTFAEIAATLRGFGYEVSKATVHRRYREAMEDDAE, via the coding sequence ATGGGAACTGGCCGCACGAGGGCCGCAATCTATTGCAGGGTGAGTACGGATAAGGAAAGCCAGGAAACATCACTGGCGCGGCAGGAGGAAGAATTGCTTTCCCTGGCAAAACGGCACAATATCGAAATCGCGGCCGTCATACGTGAACAGGCCAGCGGATATGACCTTGACCGGGAGGGACTATTGGAAGTCCTCGCTCTTATAAAAGAAGGCAAAATCAACAGCCTGCTCATTCAGGATGAGACAAGGATCGGCAGGGGCAATGCGAAAATCGCTGTCCTTCATCTCCTCCATAAAAACAAGGTTAAACTGCTTAGTGTTGCCCATGACGGGGAACTTCAGCTATCGGAATCGGATTCCATGATTCTCAACATAGTAGGAATGGTAGAGGAATATCAGCGCAAGCTTCATAACATCAAAATTAAAAGAGGAATGAAGCGGGCGGTGGAAAATGGATACAAGCCACACCATAACCTGAAAAATATTAATGAAAGCCCCGGCAGGGAGAAAATAGAAGTCCCAGTGAAAGAAATCATCAGGCTAAAAGATAATGGGCTTACCTTTGCTGAAATCGCTGCGACATTGCGGGGATTTGGGTACGAAGTTTCCAAGGCAACCGTCCATCGAAGATACAGGGAAGCAATGGAAGATGACGCTGAATAA
- a CDS encoding DUF896 domain-containing protein has product MLPKEKIDRINQLARKAKASGLTEDEAKEQSSLRKEYLNAFRSSMLDTLTNTTIIDPEGNDVTPEKIKARKNKGLH; this is encoded by the coding sequence ATGCTTCCAAAAGAAAAAATTGATCGCATAAACCAATTGGCCCGAAAAGCGAAAGCAAGCGGATTAACAGAAGATGAGGCAAAGGAACAATCTTCTTTAAGGAAGGAATATTTGAATGCCTTTCGTTCTTCAATGCTTGATACACTGACGAATACCACGATTATAGATCCTGAAGGCAATGATGTTACCCCGGAAAAAATCAAAGCGAGAAAGAATAAAGGGCTTCATTAA
- the tkt gene encoding transketolase yields MFEQIDALSVTSIRTLSIDAIQKANSGHPGMPMGAAPMAYTLWTRFMNHNPKNPNWYNRDRFVLSAGHGSMLLYSLLHLSGYNVTMDDIKQFRQWGSKTPGHPEYGHTEGVEATTGPLGQGIAMAVGMAMAERHVAAVYNKDNFELVNHFTYSICGDGDLMEGVSAEAASLAGHLKLGRLVVLYDSNDISLDGELNQSFSESVKDRFLSYGWQYIRVEDGNDLQEIARALEEAQSDLERPTMIEVKTVIGYGSPNLSGKSDVHGAPLGADELKLTKEAYKWTFDKDFHVPEEVYDHFRKTVEENGEKKEKEWNDLFEQYKKEYPELGAQLQQALDGELPDGWDKDLPVYSEGKSLASRASSGEAINAIAKNLPTFFGGSADLAGSNKTDIKNAGDFLPNSYEGRNIWFGVREFAMGAALNGMALHGGLKVYAGTFFVFSDYLRPAIRLAALMGLPVTYVFTHDSIAVGEDGPTHEPVEQLAALRAMPGLSIIRPADGNETAAAWKLAVESRNKPTALVLTRQNLPTIKDTDKNAYEGVSKGAYVISPSGKKTADALLLATGSEVGLAVQAQAELAKEGIDVAVVSMPSWDRFEQQSKEYKESVLPKSVKKRLGLEMAASLGWHRYVGDEGEVLAIDTFGASAPGEKVIEEYGFTVENVVSKVKGLLNS; encoded by the coding sequence ATGTTTGAACAAATTGATGCTTTATCGGTAACATCAATCAGGACATTATCGATTGATGCAATCCAAAAGGCGAACTCCGGCCATCCGGGAATGCCGATGGGGGCCGCTCCAATGGCGTATACACTCTGGACCCGGTTCATGAACCATAATCCAAAGAATCCTAATTGGTATAACCGTGACAGGTTTGTACTGTCAGCGGGGCATGGCTCTATGCTGTTATATAGTCTTCTGCATCTTTCCGGCTATAATGTGACAATGGATGATATTAAACAATTCCGCCAGTGGGGTTCAAAAACTCCTGGGCACCCTGAATACGGCCATACTGAGGGCGTTGAAGCTACTACAGGGCCGCTTGGACAGGGAATTGCCATGGCGGTTGGAATGGCTATGGCAGAGCGCCATGTTGCCGCCGTTTACAATAAAGATAATTTTGAGCTGGTCAATCATTTTACATACAGCATTTGTGGTGACGGCGATTTGATGGAAGGTGTTTCAGCTGAGGCTGCATCGCTTGCCGGCCACCTTAAGCTGGGCCGTTTGGTCGTTCTCTATGATTCAAATGATATTTCCCTTGACGGTGAACTGAACCAATCATTTTCTGAAAGCGTAAAGGACCGTTTCCTTTCTTATGGCTGGCAGTATATCCGTGTAGAGGATGGCAATGATCTGCAGGAAATCGCCCGCGCGCTTGAAGAAGCACAGAGCGATCTAGAGCGCCCTACGATGATTGAAGTGAAAACAGTTATCGGTTACGGCTCCCCTAATCTTTCTGGAAAATCCGATGTCCATGGCGCGCCTCTGGGTGCAGATGAGCTCAAACTGACAAAAGAAGCTTACAAGTGGACATTTGACAAAGACTTCCACGTACCGGAAGAAGTATATGACCATTTCCGGAAAACAGTAGAGGAAAATGGCGAGAAAAAGGAAAAAGAATGGAACGACTTGTTTGAACAGTATAAGAAGGAATATCCAGAGCTTGGCGCTCAGCTGCAACAAGCCTTGGATGGCGAACTGCCTGATGGATGGGACAAAGATCTTCCTGTTTACAGCGAAGGCAAAAGCCTTGCAAGCAGAGCATCCTCCGGGGAAGCAATAAACGCAATCGCAAAAAATCTGCCAACATTCTTTGGCGGATCAGCAGACCTTGCGGGTTCGAATAAAACGGATATCAAGAATGCCGGTGACTTCCTTCCGAACTCTTATGAAGGACGTAACATTTGGTTCGGAGTCAGGGAATTCGCGATGGGCGCAGCATTGAATGGAATGGCGCTTCACGGCGGGTTAAAGGTTTATGCAGGAACGTTCTTTGTTTTCTCTGATTATCTCCGCCCTGCAATCAGGCTCGCAGCTTTGATGGGACTACCGGTTACGTATGTCTTCACGCATGACAGCATCGCAGTCGGTGAAGACGGCCCGACTCATGAGCCGGTAGAACAGCTGGCGGCGCTTCGCGCAATGCCTGGCCTGTCCATTATTCGCCCGGCTGATGGCAACGAAACCGCAGCGGCTTGGAAGCTAGCAGTGGAGTCGAGGAACAAGCCAACCGCGCTTGTCCTGACAAGGCAAAACCTGCCGACCATTAAAGATACAGATAAAAATGCTTATGAAGGAGTTTCGAAGGGTGCGTATGTTATTTCACCATCCGGGAAAAAAACTGCCGACGCATTGCTACTTGCGACTGGTTCTGAAGTCGGTCTGGCTGTACAAGCCCAGGCGGAACTCGCAAAAGAAGGCATCGACGTGGCTGTTGTGAGCATGCCTTCATGGGATCGTTTCGAACAGCAGTCCAAGGAATACAAGGAGTCCGTCCTGCCTAAATCGGTTAAAAAACGTTTAGGCCTTGAAATGGCTGCCTCTCTTGGCTGGCACCGTTATGTTGGGGATGAAGGAGAAGTCCTTGCCATTGATACGTTCGGTGCATCCGCTCCAGGAGAAAAAGTCATCGAGGAATACGGCTTCACAGTAGAAAATGTTGTTTCAAAAGTAAAAGGCCTCCTGAACAGCTAA
- the sirA gene encoding sporulation inhibitor of replication protein SirA, giving the protein MRKYQLYLIEEEFASHYFGRERLFFHLFMENRKASGELKAITDLQISYVTKPMPVLRIHQLLHKQLEKTNSFIAKNGHYIVETTHKASRAVLSVSETYISIEAEGGFEAETTFFEVLRKCEASFLALDLDNNKVGWLRPIKERKFV; this is encoded by the coding sequence ATGAGAAAATACCAGCTCTATTTAATTGAAGAAGAATTCGCGTCCCATTACTTCGGAAGAGAGCGCCTATTTTTTCATTTGTTCATGGAAAATCGTAAGGCATCCGGTGAACTAAAAGCAATCACCGATTTGCAAATCAGCTACGTTACGAAACCCATGCCGGTACTTCGGATCCATCAGCTTTTGCATAAACAGCTTGAAAAGACAAACAGCTTTATTGCAAAAAATGGGCATTATATTGTAGAAACAACCCATAAGGCGAGTCGCGCCGTATTATCCGTAAGTGAAACTTACATATCGATTGAAGCAGAAGGCGGATTTGAAGCGGAGACAACTTTTTTCGAAGTGCTGAGGAAATGTGAAGCTTCCTTTCTGGCACTGGATTTGGACAATAATAAAGTTGGTTGGCTCCGGCCAATTAAAGAAAGAAAATTTGTCTAA
- a CDS encoding YneF family protein — protein sequence MLSTGYVILIAVLALVVGVAVGFFITRKYMMDYLKKNPPINEQMLKVMMMQMGMKPSQKKINQMMQAMNKQSK from the coding sequence ATGCTGAGTACTGGCTATGTAATCCTTATTGCCGTGCTGGCGCTAGTCGTCGGTGTAGCAGTCGGATTTTTTATAACGCGCAAGTACATGATGGATTATCTAAAAAAGAATCCGCCAATCAACGAACAAATGCTGAAGGTCATGATGATGCAAATGGGCATGAAACCGTCCCAGAAGAAAATCAACCAAATGATGCAAGCAATGAACAAGCAGTCGAAATAA
- a CDS encoding ABC transporter ATP-binding protein, with the protein MKIFAELKWFFWQERKAYISGVLMLLVVAFLQLIPPKVIGLVADQIKEGTITSSGMLKWVLLLFVAGLAMYVLRYFWRIMIFGSAVKLTRNLRNDLYSHFTNMSPSFYQKRRIGDLMAHATNDLQAIQQTAGAGVLTLVDSLATGGFVILAMAFTISWKLTLIALIPMPFMAMLTSWFGTMLHRTFHKAQEAFSSLNDKTQESISGIKVIKTFGQEQEDIEDFRKQSEDVVKKNIVVAKIDALYDPTISIIVGISFFLSIGFGARDVLNGNLTIGQLISFTTYLGLLIWPMLAFGWLFNIVERGRASYDRVSLLLKQKVDIQDRPDALDIVPAGDIEYAIDQYAFSEESEPLLREIHFKVGKGETLGIVGKTGAGKTTLLKLLIREDDIRDGEIQIGGRNIEAYRLDRLREAIGYVPQDHFLFSATVRENIAFAKSDAPEEEIMAAAKLANIHDDILGFTEGYDTVVGERGVSLSGGQKQRISIARALLLNPEILILDDSLSAVDAKTEEAILSALRKEREGKTTIITSHRLSAIQHAGLILVIEEGRIKERGTHEELMANGGWYREMYLRQQLEELVEHGGH; encoded by the coding sequence ATGAAGATATTCGCGGAATTAAAGTGGTTTTTTTGGCAGGAAAGGAAAGCATACATTAGCGGTGTCCTCATGCTGCTGGTTGTTGCGTTTCTGCAGCTTATTCCGCCGAAGGTTATCGGCCTTGTGGCGGATCAGATTAAGGAAGGCACCATTACATCCTCCGGGATGCTGAAATGGGTGCTTTTATTGTTTGTGGCTGGCCTGGCGATGTATGTTCTCAGGTATTTCTGGAGAATCATGATATTCGGCTCGGCTGTCAAATTGACGAGGAATTTACGGAATGATTTATACAGCCATTTCACGAATATGTCACCGTCCTTCTACCAAAAACGCAGGATAGGGGACTTGATGGCCCACGCGACAAATGACCTGCAGGCGATTCAACAAACAGCCGGAGCGGGAGTTTTGACACTCGTCGATTCTTTGGCGACCGGCGGTTTCGTCATATTGGCGATGGCCTTTACAATCAGCTGGAAACTGACACTGATCGCCCTGATTCCGATGCCGTTTATGGCGATGCTGACGAGCTGGTTCGGTACGATGCTGCACCGCACTTTCCATAAGGCGCAGGAGGCATTTTCCTCGCTGAACGATAAGACCCAGGAAAGCATTTCAGGCATTAAGGTCATAAAAACATTCGGCCAGGAACAGGAAGATATCGAGGACTTTCGGAAACAATCCGAGGATGTCGTAAAGAAAAATATCGTTGTGGCCAAAATCGACGCACTCTACGATCCAACCATCTCCATTATCGTCGGCATTTCCTTTTTCCTGTCGATTGGCTTTGGAGCACGCGACGTGCTGAATGGAAATCTGACCATTGGGCAACTAATCTCATTTACTACATATCTCGGCCTCCTCATTTGGCCGATGCTGGCTTTTGGCTGGCTCTTCAACATTGTTGAACGGGGAAGGGCGTCATATGACCGGGTCTCCCTGTTGCTGAAGCAAAAAGTCGATATTCAGGATAGGCCAGACGCGCTTGATATCGTTCCGGCGGGAGATATCGAGTATGCCATTGATCAATATGCATTTTCTGAGGAAAGCGAGCCGCTTTTGAGAGAAATTCATTTCAAAGTCGGCAAAGGAGAAACCCTCGGCATTGTCGGGAAAACGGGCGCCGGAAAAACAACTCTCCTAAAGTTGCTAATCAGGGAAGATGATATTCGGGACGGGGAAATCCAGATTGGCGGCCGGAACATTGAAGCCTACCGACTCGACAGGCTGAGAGAGGCAATTGGATACGTTCCACAGGACCATTTTTTATTCTCGGCGACTGTTAGGGAAAATATCGCTTTTGCAAAATCAGACGCTCCTGAAGAAGAAATCATGGCGGCGGCGAAACTCGCCAACATCCATGATGACATTCTTGGTTTTACTGAAGGATATGATACAGTGGTCGGCGAACGCGGTGTGTCGCTGTCAGGCGGACAGAAGCAGCGAATATCAATCGCCCGCGCGTTATTGCTGAACCCGGAAATCCTTATTCTCGATGACTCCCTCTCGGCTGTGGATGCGAAAACCGAAGAAGCCATTCTTTCCGCGCTTCGGAAGGAAAGGGAAGGCAAGACAACGATCATCACTTCGCACCGTTTGAGCGCCATCCAGCACGCCGGCCTCATCCTAGTCATTGAGGAAGGCAGGATCAAGGAGCGGGGCACACATGAAGAGCTTATGGCCAATGGCGGCTGGTACCGGGAAATGTACCTGCGCCAGCAGCTGGAAGAGCTTGTTGAGCATGGGGGGCATTAA